From a single Lolium rigidum isolate FL_2022 chromosome 7, APGP_CSIRO_Lrig_0.1, whole genome shotgun sequence genomic region:
- the LOC124673001 gene encoding WUSCHEL-related homeobox 11-like: protein MNGGGHSPDSQAAAEPVRSRWTPKPEQILILESIFNSGMVNPPKDETVRIRKLLERFGAVGDANVFYWFQNRRSRSRRRQRQLQAQAQAQAQAQAQAQASAASSGSPPAPGGHGSTSLGLFAHGGAAHSSSSSSSSWPPSPPSVGMLGDVECGGGGDDLFAISRQMGYMDGGGGGSGSSVSAAAAQQQQFYYSCQPAAITVFINGVATEVPRGPMDLRSMFGQDVVLVHSSGGLLPVDDYGVLMQSLQMGESYYLVTRSN, encoded by the exons ATGAACGGCGGCGGCCACAGCCCGGAcagccaggcggcggcggagccggtgCGGTCGCGGTGGACGCCCAAGCCGGAGCAGATACTGATCCTGGAGTCCATCTTCAACAGCGGGATGGTGAACCCGCCCAAGGACGAGACCGTCCGCATCCGCAAGCTCCTCGAGCGCTTCGGCGCCGTCGGCGACGCCAACGTCTTCTACTGGTTCCAGAACCGCCGTTCCCGCTCTCGCCGTCGCCAGCGCCAGCTTCAGGCACAGGCCCAAGCGCAGGCGCAAGCGCAGGCCCAGGCACAGGCGTCGGCCGCCTCCTCTGGATCACCACCCGCGCCAGGAGGCCACGGATCAACATCGCTGGGGCTGTTCGCGCACGGCGGCGCGGCACAcagctcgtcctcgtcctcgtcgtcctggcctccctcgccgccgtcggTGGGGATGCTGGGGGATGTGGagtgcggtggcggtggcgacgaccTGTTCGCCATCTCGCGGCAGATGGGGTacatggacggcggcggcggcgggtccgGGTCGTCGGTTTCGGCAGCCGCGGCACAGCAGCAGCAGTTCTACTACTCGTGCCAACCTG CGGCCATCACGGTGTTCATCAACGGAGTTGCGACGGAGGTGCCAAGGGGCCCGATGGACCTGCGTTCCATGTTCGGGCAGGACGTGGTGCTCGTCCACTCCTCCGGcggcctcctccccgtcgacgactaCGGCGTCCTCATGCAGAGCCTGCAGATGGGCGAGAGCTACTACTTG GTCACGAG GTCAAATTGA